In a single window of the Streptomyces sp. CGMCC 4.7035 genome:
- a CDS encoding 5-oxoprolinase subunit C family protein, whose translation MTDRALAVVRAGALTTVQDLGRPGHAHLGVPRSGALDAPAAALVNRLVGNPPEAAVLETTLNGCAVRPRSAVTVAVGGAPCPVTVDGRPVPWGGPVRVPGGALLDVGYVRSGVRSYLAVSGGVAVEPVLGSRSTDLLSGLGPPPLTDGAVLPLGRPIGPHARVDAVPQPGPPAELVLRVTPGPRDDWFTADAVRTLVTGAYRVSAASNRIGLRTEGPALERARVGELPSEGMVLGAVQVPPDGRPVVFLADHPTTGGYPVIAVVRAADLAAAAQAAPGTPVRFAAVRRR comes from the coding sequence ATGACGGACCGCGCGCTCGCCGTCGTACGGGCCGGGGCGCTGACCACCGTGCAGGACCTGGGGCGACCCGGGCACGCCCATCTCGGGGTGCCGCGCTCCGGGGCGCTCGACGCGCCCGCGGCGGCGCTCGTCAACCGGCTGGTGGGGAATCCGCCGGAGGCGGCCGTACTGGAGACCACGCTCAACGGCTGTGCCGTGCGGCCGCGTTCGGCGGTCACCGTCGCGGTCGGCGGCGCGCCCTGCCCGGTCACCGTGGACGGCCGGCCCGTGCCCTGGGGAGGGCCGGTGCGCGTGCCGGGTGGCGCGCTGCTCGACGTCGGGTACGTGCGCTCCGGAGTACGCAGCTATCTGGCCGTCTCGGGCGGAGTGGCCGTGGAGCCGGTGCTCGGCAGCCGCTCCACGGACCTGCTCTCCGGACTCGGCCCGCCACCGCTCACGGACGGCGCCGTGTTGCCCCTCGGCAGGCCGATCGGCCCCCACGCGCGCGTGGACGCCGTCCCGCAGCCGGGTCCGCCGGCCGAGCTCGTGCTGCGTGTGACGCCGGGGCCGCGCGACGACTGGTTCACGGCGGACGCGGTTCGCACCCTCGTCACGGGTGCGTACCGCGTGTCCGCCGCGAGCAACCGGATCGGCCTGCGCACGGAAGGCCCCGCGCTGGAACGTGCCCGGGTGGGTGAACTGCCCAGTGAGGGGATGGTGCTGGGCGCGGTTCAGGTACCGCCCGACGGCAGACCGGTCGTCTTCCTGGCCGACCATCCGACCACCGGGGGGTACCCGGTGATCGCGGTCGTGCGGGCCGCCGACCTCGCGGCCGCGGCCCAGGCGGCGCCTGGCACGCCTGTGCGGTTCGCGGCCGTACGCCGCCGCTAG